The following are from one region of the Corylus avellana chromosome ca1, CavTom2PMs-1.0 genome:
- the LOC132168173 gene encoding putative disease resistance RPP13-like protein 1 yields the protein MAEIAGIFLSPFLQVCFERMASRKFVNLFWERELNEGLLMRLQMTLLSVNSVVADAEDKQFTNPAVKVWLDELKEAVYDAEDILDEIATEDLVRKQDAVDDAGDILEENATEDLLMLRKLEAELGAIVSKVRNPISTSFVDKVEGEIERLLDRLNILVKVKENIGLREVNEGNSLERLPTTSVIDESRTFGRHDDKDAIINLLLSDGASSDEMGVIAIVGMGGIGKTTLAQLVFNEDRVKKHFDLKAWVCVSDDFDVLKLTKTILEELGSSANDDSKNLNQLQNKLEEKMTRKKFLLVLDDVWEKNYAKWEVDAIPNTSKEQLVDVVQRHFMSQKKKPGLCFENSQTQGVAINGADQSNFGLDDAP from the exons ATGGCTGAGATTGCAGGcatatttctctctcccttcctcCAAGTGTGTTTTGAAAGAATGGCGTCTCGCAAGTTCGTTAACTTGTTTTGGGAACGAGAACTCAATGAAGGACTCTTAATGAGGTTGCAGATGACATTGCTGTCCGTGAATTCAGTGGTTGCAGATGCTGAGGACAAGCAATTTACAAATCCTGCTGTGAAAGTGTGGCTTGATGAGCTGAAAGAAGCTGTCTATGATGCAGAGGACATCTTGGACGAGATTGCTACCGAAGATTTGGTACGGAAGCAAGATGCTGTCGATGATGCAGGTGACATCTTGGAAGAGAATGCTACTGAAGACTTGCTAATGCTACGGAAGCTGGAGGCTGAACTTGGAGCCATTGTAAGTAAGGTACGTAATCCCATCTCTACTAGTTTTGTCGACAAAGTAGAAGGAGAGATAGAAAGGCTACTTGACAGATTGAATATTTTGgtaaaagtaaaggaaaatataGGTCTAAGAGAAGTTAATGAAGGGAATTCATTAGAAAGATTGCCCACAACTTCTGTCATCGATGAATCTCGTACTTTTGGTAGGCATGATGATAAGGATGCAATAATTAACTTGTTGCTCTCAGATGGTGCAAGTAGCGATGAGATGGGTGTGATTGCCATAGTCGGCATGGGGGGGATTGGCAAAACCACCCTTGCTCAGCTTGTTTTCAATGAAGACCGTGTGAAAAAGCATTTTGACCTTAAAGCATGGGTTTGTGTTTCAGATGATTTTGATGTCttaaagctaacaaaaacaattctAGAGGAATTGGGTTCGTCTGCTAATGATGATAGTAAGAATTTAAATCAGCTTCAAAATAAACTTGAGGAGAAGATGACAAGAAAGAAATTCCTACTTGTTCTAGACGATGTTTGGGAGAAGAATTATGCCAAATGGGAG GTGGATGCTATCCCCAACACGTCAAAAGAGCAACTAGTTGATGTTGTTCAGAGGCATTTCATGTCCCAG AAAAAGAAGCCAGGGCTGTGTTTTGAAAACTCTCAAACACAAGGTGTAGCAATAAATGGTGCTGATCAATCCAATTTTGGCTTGGATGATGCCCCTTGA
- the LOC132168182 gene encoding putative disease resistance protein At3g14460: MASRKFVDLFWERELNEGLLMRLQMTSLSVNSVVADAEDKQFTNPAVKVWLDELKEAVYDAEDILDEIATEDLVRKQDAVDDAGDISEENATEDLLMLRKLEAELGAIASKVRNPISTSFVDKVEGEIERLLDRLNILVKVKENIGLREVNEGNSLERLPTTSVIDESRTFGRHDDKDAIINLLLSNGASSDEMGVIAIVGMGGIGKTTLAQFVFNEERVKKHFDLKAWVCVSDDFDVLKLTKTILEELGSSANDDSKNLNQLQNKLEEKMTRKKFLLVLDDVWEKHYAKWEVLSNALKFRAQGSKVITLNVSYCCHLAALPRDTQKLINLRHLDITKTWQMEEMPRHLGRIKNLRTLTEFSVGKDSGCGTGELKKLNLLRGSLSIKNLQNVTDAKDLNIRMPRQFPDWVGHPSFSNITSLRLSNCLECCSLPPLGQLPSLEKLELQCCQEVESFTEGGLASNLNEIFIAFCDKLFANRMGWGLQKLQCLRRVTIKDEANDVESFPNGGLLPISLTHLEIGGFQKLKSLDKKGLQYLTTLEELAIHICPKLECMPEAGLPASLSTLRIDECHLLEKEWERKEGAEWPKIAHVPNKYTDYNRRIGCLC, translated from the exons ATGGCGTCTCGCAAGTTCGTTGACTTGTTTTGGGAACGAGAACTCAATGAAGGACTCTTAATGAGGTTGCAGATGACATCGCTGTCCGTGAATTCAGTGGTTGCAGATGCTGAGGACAAGCAATTTACAAATCCTGCTGTGAAAGTGTGGCTTGATGAGCTGAAAGAAGCTGTCTATGATGCAGAGGACATCTTGGACGAGATTGCTACCGAAGATTTGGTACGGAAGCAAGATGCTGTCGATGATGCAGGTGACATCTCGGAAGAGAATGCTACTGAAGACTTGCTAATGCTACGGAAGCTGGAGGCTGAACTTGGAGCCATTGCAAGTAAGGTACGTAATCCCATCTCTACCAGTTTTGTCGACAAAGTAGAAGGAGAGATAGAAAGGCTACTTGACAGATTGAATATTTTGgtaaaagtaaaggaaaatataGGTCTAAGAGAAGTTAATGAAGGGAATTCATTAGAAAGATTGCCCACAACTTCTGTCATCGATGAATCTCGTACTTTTGGTAGGCATGATGATAAGGATGCAATAATTAACTTGTTGCTCTCAAATGGTGCAAGTAGCGATGAGATGGGTGTGATTGCCATAGTCGGCATGGGGGGGATTGGCAAAACCACCCTTGCTCAGTTTGTTTTCAATGAAGAACGTGTGAAAAAGCATTTTGACCTTAAAGCATGGGTTTGTGTTTCAGATGATTTTGATGTCTtgaagctaacaaaaacaattctAGAGGAATTGGGTTCGTCTGCTAATGATGATAGTAAGAATTTAAACCAGCTTCAAAATAAACTTGAGGAGAAGATGACAAGAAAGAAATTCCTACTTGTTCTAGACGATGTTTGGGAGAAGCATTATGCCAAATGGGAGGTCTTAAGTAATGCTCTTAAATTTAGAGCACAAGGAAGTAAAGTCATT ACTTTGAATGTATCATATTGTTGTCATCTTGCTGCATTGCCAAGAGATACACAAAAACTTATTAATTTGCGTCATCTTGATATTACTAAAACTTGGCAAATGGAGGAGATGCCAAGACATCTTGGTAGAATAAAAAATCTTCGGACGTTAACTGAATTTTCCGTCGGCAAAGATAGTGGATGTGGCACTGGAGAGTTAAAGAAACTTAATCTTCTGAGAGGATCACTTTCTATTAAGAACCTCCAAAATGTTACGGATGCCAAGGACTTAAACATCCGGATGCCAAGGCAGTTTCCGGACTGGGTAGGACATCCTTCATTCTCCAATATAACATCTCTTCGTCTATCAAACTGTTTGGAATGTTGCAGTTTGCCGCCGCTTGGGCAACTGCCTTCTCTTGAGAAATTGGAGTTACAATGCTGTCAAGAAGTTGAGTCATTTACTGAAGGGGGATTGGCTTCCAATCTAAATGAAATTTTCATTGCCTTTTGTGATAAACTCTTTGCGAACCGAATGGGGTGGGGTCTGCAAAAACTCCAGTGTCTTAGAAGAGTCACGATTAAGGACGAAGCTAACGATGTGGAGTCCTTTCCAAATGGGGGGTTGCTTCCTATCAGTCTTACCCATCTTGAGATCGGAGgctttcaaaaattgaaatctTTGGACAAGAAGGGGCTTCAATACCTCACTACTCTTGAAGAATTGGCGATTCACATCTGCCCTAAGCTCGAGTGCATGCCAGAAGCCGGGCTGCCCGCCTCCCTTTCTACTTTAAGGATCGACGAATGTCATTTGTTGGAGAAAGAGTGGGAAAGGAAAGAAGGAGCCGAATGGCCCAAGATTGCTCACGTCCCCAACAAATATACTGATTACAACAGACGGATTGGTTGTCTATGCTAA
- the LOC132168217 gene encoding uncharacterized protein LOC132168217: MEGPPEDDCCAVCHGPFNLPCRTSCSHWFCGDCILRVWIYGDTLKRCRCPICCCYFSSLTPLEASFDILHDPEATRIMGTVQRYNRVHAAGIKGLVQKMLALPFFIWMTLQDLMDPDKSSSLLFRVRIFALLLGTIYLVSPIEITAIDKSNALNLFECGAFAFVTLMHIIGLYRSGRLARNRNRWIFDRHDD; the protein is encoded by the exons atGGAAGGCCCTCCAGAGGATGATTGCTGTGCAGTTTGCCACGGCCCTTTTAATCTCCCATGCCGCACCTCCTGCTCCCACTGGTTCTGCG GTGATTGTATTTTGCGCGTATGGATCTATGGAGATACACTTAAGCGATGTAGATGCCCCATATGTTGTTGCTATTTTTCCAGCTTGACACCCTTGGAAGCATCCTTCGATATCCTCCATGACCCAGAAGCTACTAGAATCATGGGAACTGTTCAGAGGTATAATCGGGTGCATGCTGCTGGCATCAAAGGTCTCGTTCAG AAAATGCTTGCCCTGCCATTTTTCATCTGGATGACACTACAAGACTTGATGGATCCTGATAAATCCAGCTCGCTCTTATTCAGAGTGCGCATTTTTGCA CTTCTACTTGGCACGATCTACTTGGTCAGCCCTATAGAGATTACTGCAATAG ATAAGAGCAACGCATTAAACTTATTTGAGTGCGGTGCCTTTGCATTTGTAACTCTCATGCATATTATTGGACTTTATCGCTCGGGGCGTCTTGCCAGGAATCGAAACAGATGGATCTTTGACCGACATGATGATTGA